One Danio aesculapii chromosome 13, fDanAes4.1, whole genome shotgun sequence DNA window includes the following coding sequences:
- the paox gene encoding peroxisomal N(1)-acetyl-spermine/spermidine oxidase has translation MDSMAQRPARDSQIYIIGCGISGIGAAQKLIKHGFHNIRIIEATARSGGRIRTGRLGDNIIEIGANWIHGPSKENPVFRLACDYQLLDKESMSEENQAIDIGGHPLFVPNWFTSSGRKLGPETMGPALEFFMTLLERSQQFHSTGGEPLSSVGEFIKAEAERLAPEEWKEDQDKFAVRMAMINTLLKLECCVSGTHTMDDVGLGAFGMYTTLPGLDCTFPGGYEGLTDHIMKELPRDIVLYNKPVKCIHWNYTKNGQNTGGTSFPVTIECVNGETFAADHVVVTVPLGYMKKHQNTFLSPPFPLHKLHSIQRMGFGTNNKIFVEFEQPFWDKDCELIYLVWEDETHLADVVSDLKMSWIRKMTGFTVLKPTERFGHVLCGWIAGQESEYMESLSELEVLQSVTQLLRIFTGNPTIMPRKLLRSQWFHEPYSCGSYSYVAKGCSGYDIDNLAEPLPLKGSNSKPLQVLFAGEATHRSFFSTVHGALLSGWREAERLISHHTPASGSFSSKL, from the exons ATGGATTCAATGGCTCAGCGTCCAGCCCGTGATTCTCAGATATATATAATAGGATGCGGCATCTCAGGAATCGGTGCCGCTCAGAAATTAATCAAACACGGTTTTCATAATATACGTATCATAGAAGCGACTGCAAGAAGCGGTGGAAGAATACGAACGGGCAGACTGG gtgaTAACATCATTGAGATCGGTGCCAACTGGATCCATGGCCCGTCGAAAGAAAACCCAGTGTTTCGTTTGGCATGCGACTATCAGCTCCTGGATAAAGAGTCGATGTCTGAAGAAAACCAGGCCATTGACATTGGGGGTCATCCGTTGTTTGTTCCCAACTGGTTTACTAGTTCAGGTAGGAAACTGGGGCCTGAGACTATGGGCCCAGCGCTTGAGTTTTTCATGACATTACTGGAAAGGAGCCAGCAGTTCCACAGCACCGGTGGAGAACCTCTGTCAAGTGTTGGAGAGTTCATCAAGGCAGAAGCTGAACGTCTGGCCCCGGAGGAGTGGAAGGAGGACCAAGATAAGTTTGCAGTGAGGATGGCCATGATAAACACACTCCTCAAGCTGGAGTGCTGTGTCAGTGGAACACACACCATGGACGATGTCGGTCTGGGAGCATTTGGCATGTATACAACTCTTCCAGGACTGGACTGCACTTTCCCAGG AGGTTATGAAGGTTTAACTGATCACATAATGAAGGAGCTTCCGCGGGACATAGTCTTGTACAACAAGCCTGTGAAGTGCATTCACTGGAACTACACCAAGAATGGGCAAAACACTGGAGGAACGTCATTCCCAGTTACGATTGAATGTGTTAATGGAGAAACATTTGCAGCAGATCATGTTGTTGTCACAGTTCCACTGG gatacaTGAAGAAACACCAGAACACTTTTCTGAGTCCTCCTTTTCCACTGCACAAACTGCACTCCATCCAGAGAATGGGCTTTGGGACGAACAACAAGATCTTTGTTGAGTTTGAGCAGCCTTTCTGGGATAAAGACTGTGAACTTATTTACCTCGTATGGGAGGACGAGACCCATCTTGCTGATGTTGTTTCTGATTTGAAGATGTCCTGGATTAGGAAGATGACTGGGTTCACTGTGCTGAAGCCCACCGAAAG ATTTGGACATGTGCTCTGTGGATGGATCGCAGGGCAGGAATCAGAATACATGGAATCTCTGTCTGAACTAGAAGTGCTTCAGAGTGTTACACAGCTCCTTCGCATATTTACTg gaAATCCAACTATTATGCCAAGGAAGCTTTTAAGATCTCAATGGTTCCATGAGCCCTATTCCTGTGGATCTTACTCCTACGTGGCCAAAGGTTGCTCAGGATATGACATCGATAACCTTGCTGAACCCTTGCCGTTGAAAGGCTCCAACTCAAAG CCTTTGCAGGTGTTATTTGCAGGAGAAGCCACGCACAGGTCTTTCTTCTCTACTGTGCATGGAGCTTTACTCAGTGGCTGGAGAGAAGCAGAGCGTCTGATATCTCACCACACTCCTGCTTCTGGATCCTTCTCATCTAAACTTTAA
- the wu:fj13e08 gene encoding zinc finger protein 436, with protein MEQGLPSSKAASQLLMMTECLKSENDSTFTSQTDSMEPEIEVKLEPDQDSSSLDLNEPETFPHSPGDIKEENVEFGMQILPTGLIPPVEMEEDSEIRTNIADSSKKCTGKQKTVRKRKASDASSHLMRCSTQQSKTTDRIIPTKLNSDVSGKEISYVIIQENTTQNPKKAGSVKTSGKEERFMCETCGKGFQRSDLLTDHRKIHRRQKPYTCEHCGMKFAKPSYLKIHLRRHAGDRPITCDQCDKRFFDTYDLKVHQRDHTGERPYTCSECGKGFKRIYILNKHKLTHSKERPFQCSVCGKAYRYGYSYRLHMKEHLEEGP; from the coding sequence ATGGAGCAAGGTTTGCCATCTTCAAAAGCAGCCTCACAGCTCCTTATGATGACAGAATGCTTAAAAAGTGAAAATGATAGTACATTCACATCACAGACTGACTCCATGGAGCCAGAGATAGAAGTCAAACTGGAACCTGATCAAGATTCTTCATCACTTGATTTAAACGAACCAGAAACGTTTCCTCATTCTCCTGGAGATATTAAAGAGGAAAATGTGGAGTTTGGCATGCAGATCTTACCAACAGGCCTAATACCTCCAGTTGAGATGGAAGAAGACTCTGAAATCAGAACAAACATAGCTGATTCAAGCAAGAAATGTACGGGCAAGCAGAAAACGgtgagaaaaagaaaagcaagtgACGCATCAAGCCATTTAATGAGATGTTCCACACAGCAGAGTAAGACGACTGACCGAATTATTCCAACTAAACTGAATTCTGATGTGTCCggcaaagaaatcagttatgtAATAATACAAGAAAACACCACACAAAATCCAAAGAAAGCAGGTTCAGTGAAAACTTCTGGCAAGGAAGAGCGGTTTATGTGTGAAACCTGTGGGAAAGGATTTCAGCGGTCAGATCTGCTCACGGATCACAGGAAAATCCACAGGAGACAGAAACCATACACTTGTGAGCATTGCGGGATGAAGTTTGCCAAGCCATCTTATTTAAAAATCCACTTGCGTAGACACGCCGGTGACAGGCCGATCACATGTGACCAGTGTGACAAGAGGTTTTTCGACACCTATGACTTAAAGGTGCACCAGAGAGATCACACTGGAGAAAGACCTTATACATGCTCTGAGTGCGGGAAGGGCTTTAAACGCATTTACATTCTTAACAAACATAAACTGACCCACTCAAAGGAGAGACCCTTCCAGTGCTCTGTGTGTGGTAAAGCTTACAGATATGGCTACAGTTACAGGTTGCATATGAAAGAGCATCTTGAAGAGGGTCCATGA